The genomic interval AGTGAGGACCTACCTGACTTCCAGTTTTATTTGTGGGCTAGGGGTGAAGCAGAGGGGATAAGACATAGGTGGCATGCCTCTTTTATGAAGTACTTCCCACTATgtcttatttttttggccatgccacatggctggTGGGTCTTaagttcctggaccagagattgaatctgcacctcctgcagtggaaacacagagtcataaccactgaacTGTCTGGGAGGTACCCCCCCCATTGTATCTTTAATTCTAAGTTTAATTGAAACAATCTGGGAAAACAGGAGTAGTAAATTGCAAGGGGCTGGTACAGCAGGTAGGATGGCTAGTATTGCCATTTATTCTCTAAGAATTGTATCTTTGAGATACACGGAAAGGGACTCTTCTGTTTGTTGGATACAGAACAGGTGAAAAGTATTACAGGAAATTTAGGGATtaaagaaaagtacaaaacaaaatcaccCATCATTCCACCACCTGAGGTCACCAGCATCTTAATGGGAACATAAAGGAAAAATGCTTTCATGTGTTGTAACACAGAGCAGTTATTGATTGTGAAGGAACAGTTCAGATTATTTGTAACTGTCTGCACTGGTGCTCTGCATTTAACTGTTTGTCACAGGGCTTAGAGTTGACAGCTCCAGGCAGTGCTCACAGATGGAGGGTGAACGGTGCCTTCCACAGTTAGGCAGGCTGCAGTTCTGGCGTGTGAACACTGCACATGAGTTGTGGTGTAAATGCACTTTCAATCAAAAGCATGCAAATGTCACTTCGGACTCTTAAAATTTCATGATTTTGTTAAACAGAGTTTTTTAATAATGAGGAAAAAAGTACTTTCCTCACTTTGGAGAAAACATAGGTGCTATTAACAGGTAGAAAATGTTATAGAAAGTCAtcagttttgttgattttcttaatTGTAAGGTTTAACTCCACTGCCTGATGACCAGAGCCAGAAAAAGTACAAACCTCTGGGAAATTCAACCACTGTAGAGAAAACCACGCCCTTCTTGCCATCATATATCTACCAGAAtcaaagccaagaaaaaaaacaccCTTCTAACATTTTATCCAGTGAACAAAATGACTTCTCTAGAACTGCTCATCAGGATTTTGTTTTAACTTCAAGAAGTGGTGCTTCTCCCAGTGTGTTTTATGAGGCAGAGTGTCAGGAAGCACTTgtggaaaaaaatgatttgaaggaagaaaatgataactCTTCTAAAGGTGAgttacttatttttctctcctctatAGTTAATGGACAGTGTCACCTAGTTGTTCTAAGACAAGGAAAGTcctgcatttttttcctcctattcGTGTCTTTTTTTGTCCTcctaaatatttgtgtatttatttacttggctgcactgggtcttagttgcagcatgcgaacacttagttgtagcatgtggcatCTAATTCCATGATCAGGtttgaacccagacctcctgcattgtgagtgcagagtcttagccaccggaccaccagggaagtccatgctaCATCTTTAAATGAGAGATCCTAACTTCTGTACAGCCATTGAGCCTGGTTTGGACACAGAATTTGTGACTTTCCGGGAACAAGTTGCAGGATGACTCTTGCTGACTTCAGACCTTGCTGTGGTAGCATCAGGTCTTCAGAAAGGGAGGCAGTGATTTCTGCATGGATCATTTTTCTCGAGAGCTTAGGAAAAGTTAGAAATCGatttaaaaagtgtgtgtgttggtggtggGGAATAGGATAGAAGATGTGACATGTGAACAATAGATTAGTGATGGGACTTACTACTTGTAAGAGAAATCCCTCCAACCCCGACACCCTTACTGTATCTCTGTGTTCTCAGCACCCGGCATGCTCCTGCCAGAGCACTGGCTCTTAGTGTCTGCTCATTCCAAACTCACTGAGCGCTCAAGGCATTTCTAGTGTAAAGTCCTGTTTCTGTGCTCACTCCctggctttttgtttctttccataTTTTGTAATCATAGAGTGAGTATTGTGTAATAAATTATGTTCTTTTCCCACTCAATGTGGAAAGTGCTCATGGCACTTTCTGTAGCCTTCATAACCATAATTTTAATGTTATCATTATGCAGATCATCAAATAATATGTCTTTATTTCATGTTCTTTATAGTAGGATTGAATCATttccagtattttaaattttaatttgcttttcaacTTTAATGGTGTTTTTATGTATATGTTCTTTAGAGTCAGAtatagaaaaacacaaatgataCGACAAAAAGTCTTTATTCAATACTTAGTATTGGGCACCTTTTGTGCATAATATCTTATTCCTAGTTTAGAGTAATTTCTTGGTATAagaaattttccttattttttatatagtacaTTCCCTTAaccttttcatctttatttggtggcactgtgcagcatgtgaaacttccctaaccagggatcaaacccttgccccttgcagtggaagcatggagtcttaaccactggactaccagggaagtcccattaacCTTTTATTTTGGCAAATTTCAAACATCCAGAAAAGTTGAAAGACCGCTGCAGTGATTACTAGTGTACCCACCACCTAGATGCAGCAATTGATATTTTTCCACATTAACTTTGTCTATCTATATTTGTATGTTGTAGATATCTGTATCTATACTTAAATTTATCTGTTTATATCTGCACATATTGATagtttgctcagtcatttcaTCTCAAATTATATGgagacattattttatataatttcaaatatcTGGAAAAAATTAGGACATTCTTCTATATAACCacattactattaatatttttgtatccAGGGACCTTAATTATGGAAATGCAATTTAGAATGCTCCCTGTGATCCCAAAATTGCCTCTTTaaggtgttttttaaaagtaggatCCAGTCAAGTTATTGTATTACATTCAGTTGCTACAATTCTTTGAGTCTTTTATAACTTAGAAAATTTCTCCCCCTTAACGTTAACTTTTTGAAGGATGTTGTGTTTTAATTTgggttttatacttttctttatcATATTAAATTGagtgttttaaaatctttggtatacattgtttaatttttttttagcatagtaACTTGTAAAATTCTCACATTTTAAGACTTTCATCTGCTTTTTTTATTGAACTAAATTGCTCCTAATTTTTATTCTAGGAGAAGGTATCTTACCATGTTTGGAGAAAATGACAGAACAGATTCAGGAAGGGAACGATacgaacttaaaaaaaattggtgaTTCCTCAGAAGTGGTTAATATTGAAGAAAGGTATCATTTGCGTTGAAAGGAATTTAATATGAGTCATTATTATTGGTACTTTCTTTGTTTGAAAGATCcatagttttattgtttttgcttgGACGTGCTTTTAAGTATAGGATTGAAGATCTATCTTATTCCATATTGTCAGCAAAGAGGTTGGGAAGATAATCAGTTAAAGTAGCCTTGACATTGTATTGGGAGAATCTAGCAGTTTTTTTCATCTAAGGGAAATACCTGGATAAAACTAATATTCTCTCAAATAGGTAAATCCTgttttggagaagagaaagatcaTATATTGGAGTTGTACATCTGGTATCACTTATAAATAATAATTGAGTGTGgttatagaatttaaaattttatatcaaagATAAAATATCAATAGTGAGGtcgtttattattttcttaaatattttagtatatgttaTGGAATGCTAAATGACTTGTTAATATTGTTAAGGatcttaaagaatatttatttaatgaccTATTCTTGGAAACATATCTTAATTATATAATGAATATGTTACTTTAAAAGTTAATCTGAGGTCAGTAGGTGGACTTCAGAGGGGCTTTTTCAAATCACATGTAGAGAcatgtatttctgtattttggGAAATGGAGTGGAATTGTAGCTTTTAATAGATTCTCAAATGGAATTTGTAATGTTGGAAAAGGTTAGTTCTCAGTCAGAGTTGTCTATCAGCCACATTAAGTGTAAAGTATTCACCACATTATGATTTGCATGTtacataactttatttttatgattaggCCTATTAAAGCTGctattagagaaagaaaacaaacttttgaagACTACTTAGAGGAACAGATTCGGTTGGAAGAACTAGAACTGCAACAAAAACAGCTAAAGGTTAGCATTTCTACTATTTTGATCCAGTTATCTAAGGCTTTAGAGATTTGTTTATAATTTGcttaaaaaatagctttgagaTTATTTGGATATACCAGAATTaattcaaatattcttttattttaggaAGCAGAAGGATCTTTGCTTatcaaagcaaaaccaaaacaaccATTCTTAAAACGAGGAGAAGGTTTAGCCAGATTTACTAATGCTAAATCTAAGTTTCGGAAGGGGAGAGAAAGTAACCTAGTCACCACTCAGAGCATTTCAGAGGACCAGCCTGTGTTTAAATCAGATAAACAACAATTCCAGCGGAAAACTGCTCttataaataaagaaatctgTACAGAGAACCTTCCTGTTAAAAAGAACAGTAAAGTCAGAACCAAGTATGGTTCGCTCACACTCAGTCAGAAGCCAAAAGTGCTTAAGAGTAATAGTAGGAAAAGTCTCTCTCCATCAGGATTGAAAATGCCAGCCGGGAAGAAATGTGATGGGCAATTCAGAAAGCAGATCAGTTTAGGAAAAAAAGTGGAatctaataataaagaaaatgtaccTGAGTGTACAAAACCTTTCGATGTTGGTTGCACAATCTGGAATAAGGCACGCAGTAAAGACAGACTTCCCATTTCCACAGGACTCATCAGCTGTATGGCTTCTCAGAGCCCAGCAAGTGAAACTTTGAAAGGGTCAGAATCTTCTCTTGATGTTTCTCTTCGGAAAAAGTTAGAGAATTgggaacaagaaaaggaaaaggaaaatttggaattagatgaatttttgtttttagaacaAGCTGCTGATGAAATATCATTTTCTAGTAACTCCTCATTTGTACTGAAGATCTTAGAGAGGGACCGGCATAACTGCAGAGGTCGCCGGCTGTCTTCTACCCCTGTTAAAGGTGTGCGGGAAGAGAAGACAGCAACACTGGGTTCTTTTAGTCAGCATAACCAAAACGAGGATCCGGACCATGCCCAGTGTGGAAGCAAGGCTGAGTGCGAGGTTGCTCCCAGACAACTTGATTCAGTGTTCTCACCGGGAGGATTGTGGGCGCCGTCCtgtgaagtcaggaggagaatgTTCCAAACGAACCCTCCTGAAAGGCAGACCAGGTGGAGTGCAGGCGATGGTGAAGGTGTTACAGACAGTGATCATAGCACTGATTTGGAGGAACAGCTTGACGTCACTATAAAGCCGTCATCTGAGGGTAAGGAAAGGAGTTCCAGCAGCAGAGAAGATAGTCCACAAGTCTGTGATGGTAAGGGACCTTTTCGGGACATCACGActcaagaggaagagaaaaggagagatgttGATTTAGATTTGTCTGATAAGGATTATAGCAGTGATGATTCTCTCATAATAGAAagcttgaaaaataaagtttctcattcCTCCAGAAGACACTCATCTATAAGTGTGAATAAAATTGACTTTGATGATGAAAGAACTTGGACTGACCTTGAAGATAATTCATTTAAACATGATGGTGTTCTTGGGAATGAAGCCATTTATGGGACTCCCCAGACAACCTGCCCTAACAAGAGTGAAATGTGTGTACTGGACAAAACGATAAAAAGGAAGGTCGTGCCAGTCAAGAAGGGAGAAGACTTGGGCAAATCCAGTAGGGACCCAAGCCCTCCTCCTACCTCAGATCTGATGATagaattctttccttctctgaaatcGAAGTCAAAGTCACACTCACGCTCGAGAAATGATCCCAAGTTAAACACAAGTCAAGACCACCCACCTGGTATGTCAGAGTATTGTAATGAAATGTTgtaagtttaaatttattttatcagtATGTTGTCAGAATGTTTCTTAAAATCTTAATCTTTCTAGATGCTCAGTAGATACCTAGTAGGTGTTTGTTAaggtttgatttcttttgtgAGCCTAAATAATGTAAtagtcagacacacacacacacacatgtgcgtgcGCGCACACTAGTATAAGATTTGGAAGAATTGTGATTGcagattttttcaaattttaacctGTGTCTTATTGCCAAGGCTTTAAAATTAATTACTGTAAGGTGAGATAACACTGAAGTTTCTTTAATAACCAAGGGCTattggacttccctcatagctcagtcggtaaagaatctgcctgcaatgcaggagaccagggttcgattcctgggtcaggaagatcccctcgagaaggagcctggcaggctacagtccatggggtcccaagagttggataagacttagcgactaaaccactaccaacAACCAAGGAATACCCAACTTGTGGTTGGTGTTGCTGTGTTACCTCCACTTGTGCACACCAgtttaaatcagtttttttaaTGGTCTCATGCATTAACTTGCTAAAtataatgaagaagaaatagagtaaaatctGAGTTTCCTCTCTTCCCCAGACCTGGACTCCTAGAGACACCAACTTCCCCATTTCATTTGTGTATTGTACCAAGATTCCATGCATATGAAAGTGTATATGTGAATGTGTATATAATTTACCTTTCTACACAAATGTAAACATACTTTGTATATACTGCTCTGCCCCTTGCTTGTAATACATTTTGAAGCTTGTGCTAATATACATCTGTCTCATTCCATTTCATGGCTGTAAAGTATTTAGTTGATGGGATGGAATTTCTAAACTTATATCAAAAAcagttttccattcttttatgtatattataaactTGAATGTCTAGCAAAGCATGGGTGCTTTAAAAtataagctattttttaaaaatagtattttttgcTGGAAGGTTGGAAGCTTAAAGTATAGAAGCAAAAGTGTTTATAACTAAACCATGCTAAGGTAACTGTGATCTACTTCTTTACATTCATTTTtcctatgtatttttaatatggtAGAGACATATAATTGCCCTTATCCTTTTTGACCAGATGTATGCAGTGCTTTGGCCATATCATTAAAACTGTGTACTTTTAAAATGGTTGCAGAAAATTATATTAATGTGGCATAATTTTATTACAGTAGTTTCATGTTGAacatttcagttgtttttcaCTATTAGAAATAACACTGCAATGCACACTTTTGTGTAGAATGACTTGTATGATTTTATAAGTTCCTTCTTTAACTAGATTTTTAGAAGTGGGTCAGAGGGGAGATACATGTATTTTTAGTCTTGTGATATAAATTAAGGTTATTTTCCAAATGGGTGGTTGAAGGACAAAAGTATAGGCTATTTTGTTAAGTAGCAAATTTGATGTGGAAAAGgtcttaatttgtatttcttttattggTGGGGGATAAactttgattttggtgttgattAGTGCTTTAGATCTCTTATGAATGCTTGTTCATGTTCTTAAGctgttttatgtatatttgttcaagaatttgagtgatttttaaaatatgtagtgTTAATTTGTCATCAGATTGTTTTTTGAGGTAGAATGATTTGATTCTTCAAGTTTAGATTGCCCCATCTGCAAAGTTAGGCCATTgtaaatttttttgtcttttagaagTATTGTTCCTAATGCTTTTTAATAATACAGGTATTGAGAATATTTAGGGCCCTTAGTGTAATAGCTAGCTAGTGTTTTGCTGCTGAAAGCTTTTTGTGAAGTTCAGTATTGGTGGCTTATCTTCTAGGTGGCAATGCTCGATCTCaaattttgagagagaaaattACTGAATTGGAAACggaaatagaaaaatttaaagcTGAGAACACATCTTTAGCTAAACTTCGCATTGAACGAGAAAGTGCCTTGGAAAAACTCAGGTAAGTGGGGGAAATGTACAGTGATCCAGTTACATCTTTAAGATTATATCTAAACTATTTGAAACAATTCCTGTTAATCTAGCTAGAGCAGGAAGTGAAATACATTCCAcaaaagaatttaataaatttaGATAAAATGACCTATTGTGGTCAAAGATGTGTTAAAAGGGGAATTCTCTTAGTGATGCGGTCATAAACTGAAGTTTGACAAGCAGTTTGGAGCTGTGGGTTCAAGTGCCACCTTGGCCAGTGTACTACGTTCTAGGCCTGCTGTGACACAGTGcacacaaactgggtggcttaaaacaacacatttattttctcacatttctggagactGAAAGCCTGAAGTTGGGCGTCAGCAGAGCTGtgctttctcttctgtcttctcttgGTTTCTAGTGATCTTTGGCCTTCCTTGGGTTGCAGCTGAACATGGGGTTGTTTCTGCCTCTGGGTTATTGAAAATAGTGCTGAGGAGCCACCACGCTGTTCCACAGGGGCCGCACCAGTTAtgtcatgtatattttaccaGTTTGTGTCATGTTCACCATGCTGTTCCACAGCGGCCACGCCAGTTACATCATGTTCATCTGCACGAGCCAGCCGAGCCAGCTCTGCATCCTGGGAATCAGTCGTGGTGTGTTAATGCCTTTACTgtgctgttgaatttggtttgctaggtTTTTTTTGAGGAGTTTTACACCCTTATTCATCTGGGACATTAgcctttagttttctttccttgtgtttttgTCTGCCTTTGGTATGAGAGTGAAAACTAgcttcacagaatgagtttggaagtgtcccttctttttaaagattggTATTAATCCTTCTTTGAGTATTTAGTAGGACtcacctgtgaagccacctgTCCTGGGCTTTCCGTTTGTGGGAAGTTTTTGATGACTGATTCAGTCCTCTTATTTGTTATTGGTCTGTTCaggctttctcttccttctgggtccagttttggtagtttgtatgtttctaggaatttgtcatTTCTTCTGAGTTATCTAGTGTTTTGGAATATAATTGTTCACATGtggtcctttttatttctgaggtATTTGTTAAGGcctgtatttctctttttttcttagtctgACTAGAGGTTTGTGTGTCTCCCCTAATGCGTGTGTCATTCATTCAGTCACATCACATAAGTCCTATAGGCTttcttcactccttttcattcttttccctttttaccTCCCTGACTGGGTATCTTCAAGTCACCAGCCTGTGCGGTCACagaattttttcttctgcttgagTTTGCTGTTGAAGTTCTCTGTTGCATTtgtccttcatttcttttattctccagctctagaatttctttctttcttttttaataatttctgtttgttcttgttttgtttcacATGCTGTTTCTCTGATTTCATTGAGTTGTTTATCTGTGCTCTCTTGTAGCTTGCTGAGCTTCATAAAACAATTACTTTGTGTTCTTTGTCAGGTGGTTTGTAGATCTCCATTTCTTTGGGCTGGTTACTGAAGCTTTATTAACAGTTTCCTTTGGTGGTCTCATGTTTGCCTGATTCTTACTGATCTGTGTAAACTTGTGTGGATGTCCTTGTATTTGAAGAAACAAACACCTGCTCCTGTCTCTAGAGGCCTTTTCTGGCAGGTAAAGACCTTGTCCTGCTGGACTCCTGGACTGATGGGTGCCTCCAGGATCACGGTGGGATTGCAGCTGGCTCATTGTGCTGGATCCACAGTGAAGGGGTTCACCATTTGATAGGCCTGTCACCAGGGTTGCAGTCGGCTGTGGTTCCTGCCACATCCCCAGTGGACAGAACTCCTTCTTGGACCGCAGTCAGGCAGGGCTGAAACTACATCATGGGCTGCCTCCTGTACCACTGCTGGGTCTGTAATGGGAGGTGTGTTTCCGGAGGTCAGCACAGGTGTGGCTCCTGCCAGGTTCCTGAGCATCTTCCCAGTGGGTCCCCGGTCCAGCAGGACTGCCTCCATACTCAGAGCAGGGCTGGAGCTGGGTCACCAGGTTGTGTCAGGATCTGTGGGCAGGACCAGGGTCCGTGGGTCTGCTtccaggggcaggggtgggcatggctcctcctgcctcctttgGCAGTGGGGCTGTGTGCAGTGCAGTCAGGTAGCCATTTAGTAGGTCTGCATGGACCTGCCTTCTCAAAGTGCTGTCCTTGATCTCAGGCTTCACCAGGGTTTCTCAGTTACCTCCCAGGGTCCTTGAGTTCCCACAAAAGCCTCGAGTTCCCACTTTTGTCTGTGGATGGTGGTCAGATTGTCGTTTGTGTGGGAGCATGCGAGCTGGGACCCCTTATTCCACAGTCCTGCTGTCGTTGCTCCGTGTGCTCTCAGCTCAGCATCCAGAAAGATGCCCCAGACCAGTGTGCTGCTGTGCTCAATACCAGAGTCCTCACCatggtcccagagaccatgacCTTTATTagtccccccagccccaccatgtTTTTGACATTCTCTCCTACTGTTCTGTCTCTttagccacactggcctcctgtcTGTTCTTTGAACACGAGTCACGTTCGTACCCTGGGGCTTTTGCACATGCggtttcctcttcctggaataCTCTGTCCAGATATCTTCATGACCGATCTCTTCTGGTCCCTCAGATTTCACTTCACATACTATCTCAGCAAGATGATTCCATCCATAATTTCAGTCCCCTGACCTCCATATTTTCTAACCTCATTCCTTGCTTTATTCTTAACATTTCCAGTGTTCCatatattttacttgtttatCTTTATTGTCTTCTGTTgctcccactagaatgtaagaaGCTTTGTAGGactaaggattttattttttttcattgtgttttctcCAGTTCCTAGCATAGTGCCTGAGTCATAGTAGGTTCCCAGAGAGTGCTTGCTGAGAGGGGCTTTACTGAGTTGTTATTTCACTACTGTTGATTGAAGGTGGAGTCATCAAAACCAGCAGCTCCTCCATTCCAGGCTGTCACTGGGGCTTCATTTTGTGCCACATGTGGATGACGATATCAAGGTGGTCTCCTTAGATGATAATGTGGTTTGGTCCTTTTAGGAAAGAAACTGCTGACTTTGAACAacagaaagccaaagaattggCTCGAATAGAGgagtttaaaaaggaagaaatgaggaaattacaaaaggaaCGCAAAGTTTTTGAAAAGTATTCTACAGTTGCAAGAACTTTTCCAGATAAAAAGGAACGTGAAGAAATACAAGTATGTCAGTTATTTATATTCATAAGTTAGTAAAGATGGCAGTCTTGTaagaattttagaattatttgggTCAAAGAGAAATTGGGTATCAACGTATTAATCATCCATTGACTCAGCAGATAATCTGAGATACCAGGAACACCTTCTGTAGTCatggcttttcattttatttttattaaattttttactcTTTGGCTATGccatggggatcttagttccccaaccagggctcgaacccttgccccctccatcttaaccactggacctccagagaagtaCTGTACTCTTGACTTATGAAGAGTAAAATATGTCAGTTCTTTTCTTACTAAAGACTTCCCCAGAAAAGACTACGATAATGACATGGATAAATTCAAAACATTGATTTTGAATTCCTTTTAACTTTACTGAGgaattattgaaatatataaCTATGTGTTTAGAAGTATACTGTGTGATGATTTGATGCACATATACATTGTGGAATAATTACCAAGGTCAAGTTATCTCTGAGTAAGTGGGTGTGGAGAATGCCGAAGATCTGCTCTGAGCAACTGTCAGGTGCACAGCGCAACCTTGTTAACCAGTCACTGAGCTGTACCGAAGCCCCTCAGAACTTACACTCTTCTTACAGCTcaaagttcatgtcctttgaccTCCCTTGCTCCATTTCCCCTCCCTCCAGCTCTCGGAAACCAGCATTCAGCTCTTGGAAGTCAGCTTTTCCCCCCTaaaattctacatgtaagtgataccgtATAATatttgtctgctgctgctaagtcacgtcagtcgtgcccgactctgtgcgaccccacagatggcagcccacaaggctcccccgtccctgggattctccaggcaagaacaatggagtgggttgccatttccttctccaatgcgtgaaagtgaaaagtgaaagtgaagtcgctcagtcgtatctgactcttagtgaccccatggactgcagcctaccaggctcctccatccatgggattttccaggcaagagtactggagtgggtcaccagtgCCTCTCTGATAGTATTTGTCTCTGTTTGGCTTATTTGGCTTTGAATTCTTAAATTATTTAGATTTATGAGTTGCCATTTTAGTAGAATAGTTCATTACCCACATGATAACAGTGGTTGCCAGTTAGAAATTGCTCACTTGTTAGTTGCACGCCACCATTTTATAAATAGGAAGTTCAGGGAGGTAATGACTTTACTTCATGTATTTTCATGGCACAGAACTGGGATATGAGCCTTGACCTCACTCAGGCCCTGAGTCTGTCTCTCTGACGTCGAATCCTGGGAAGGGCCTTGACCTCACCTGGGTccagcctctgtctctctctgaagTCACACCTGGGAAGGGCCCCTGAGTCCTGTTCCTCCCCCTGTTGCCTGTGCTGCTCTGTTGACTGCTGTGAGGCTGTGAGAGGCTGGGTGGGCATCCAGGCCCACACGTGTTCATGAGGTGGTGGACCTCCTCATTCACACCTCATTCGGAGTGAGCTTGTGGGTGGTGGCGATGCTTTCTTGATTCTAAGCTTCCCTCCGCTCTCAGTCATTCCCTGTAATTTGTTCCCACATGGGTGCAGGTGGCTGATTTCTGTTTGTACAGTTGCAAGTAGCTTCCTCAGACATCTCCAGGAGTTTCTTGAAACAAGTCATTTTCTCAGACCCAGTTCTCAGGAATTTCAGATAGACCCAGTTTCAGTCTCAGGAATTTCAGATAGACCCAGTTTCAGGGCTGGGAGTTCTGACTTCATTTATTCCCTTTGCCACTGCTCTTCCTTCAGTTAGTCATGGATTCCTGTTACTGTTTTCTTCACCAGATAACCC from Cervus canadensis isolate Bull #8, Minnesota chromosome 9, ASM1932006v1, whole genome shotgun sequence carries:
- the CENPJ gene encoding centromere protein J isoform X3; its protein translation is MFLMPASSELNSGQNFLTQWMANPSRAGVILNRGFPILEAEEEKPANVNFSTSFPVKATQFSNSFSFIREEDSLHEEQKLEPNSPFKLQSDKSEPQRVFPLTKEGPQIVARQDAPGQWEDSKNEFIADLLSEFKEVPYKDPLVKKLEQLKEEQQKKQEQLKKRQLEQLQRLMGEQEELLALVSGQQTLPGLTPLPDDQSQKKYKPLGNSTTVEKTTPFLPSYIYQNQSQEKKHPSNILSSEQNDFSRTAHQDFVLTSRSGASPSVFYEAECQEALVEKNDLKEENDNSSKGEGILPCLEKMTEQIQEGNDTNLKKIGDSSEVVNIEERPIKAAIRERKQTFEDYLEEQIRLEELELQQKQLKEAEGSLLIKAKPKQPFLKRGEGLARFTNAKSKFRKGRESNLVTTQSISEDQPVFKSDKQQFQRKTALINKEICTENLPVKKNSKVRTKYGSLTLSQKPKVLKSNSRKSLSPSGLKMPAGKKCDGQFRKQISLGKKVESNNKENVPECTKPFDVGCTIWNKARSKDRLPISTGLISCMASQSPASETLKGSESSLDVSLRKKLENWEQEKEKENLELDEFLFLEQAADEISFSSNSSFVLKILERDRHNCRGRRLSSTPVKGVREEKTATLGSFSQHNQNEDPDHAQCGSKAECEVAPRQLDSVFSPGGLWAPSCEVRRRMFQTNPPERQTRWSAGDGEGVTDSDHSTDLEEQLDVTIKPSSEGKERSSSSREDSPQVCDGKGPFRDITTQEEEKRRDVDLDLSDKDYSSDDSLIIESLKNKVSHSSRRHSSISVNKIDFDDERTWTDLEDNSFKHDGVLGNEAIYGTPQTTCPNKSEMCVLDKTIKRKVVPVKKGEDLGKSSRDPSPPPTSDLMIEFFPSLKSKSKSHSRSRNDPKLNTSQDHPPGGNARSQILREKITELETEIEKFKAENTSLAKLRIERESALEKLRKETADFEQQKAKELARIEEFKKEEMRKLQKERKVFEKYSTVARTFPDKKEREEIQALKRQVSDLQEDLKRKEAKWSSTQGRLRSQIEMLVRENTDLREEIKVMERFRLDAWKKAEATESSTRMGQCVTASKKDGFLAIHLKDPSLSLVIYAAQRRDR
- the CENPJ gene encoding centromere protein J isoform X1; this encodes MFLMPASSELNSGQNFLTQWMANPSRAGVILNRGFPILEAEEEKPANVNFSTSFPVKATQFSNSFSFIREEDSLHEEQKLEPNSPFKLQSDKSEPQRVFPLTKEGPQIVARQDAPGQWEDSKNEFIADLLSEFKEVPYKDPLVKKLEQLKEEQQKKQEQLKKRQLEQLQRLMGEQEELLALVSGQQTLPGLTPLPDDQSQKKYKPLGNSTTVEKTTPFLPSYIYQNQSQEKKHPSNILSSEQNDFSRTAHQDFVLTSRSGASPSVFYEAECQEALVEKNDLKEENDNSSKGEGILPCLEKMTEQIQEGNDTNLKKIGDSSEVVNIEERPIKAAIRERKQTFEDYLEEQIRLEELELQQKQLKEAEGSLLIKAKPKQPFLKRGEGLARFTNAKSKFRKGRESNLVTTQSISEDQPVFKSDKQQFQRKTALINKEICTENLPVKKNSKVRTKYGSLTLSQKPKVLKSNSRKSLSPSGLKMPAGKKCDGQFRKQISLGKKVESNNKENVPECTKPFDVGCTIWNKARSKDRLPISTGLISCMASQSPASETLKGSESSLDVSLRKKLENWEQEKEKENLELDEFLFLEQAADEISFSSNSSFVLKILERDRHNCRGRRLSSTPVKGVREEKTATLGSFSQHNQNEDPDHAQCGSKAECEVAPRQLDSVFSPGGLWAPSCEVRRRMFQTNPPERQTRWSAGDGEGVTDSDHSTDLEEQLDVTIKPSSEGKERSSSSREDSPQVCDGKGPFRDITTQEEEKRRDVDLDLSDKDYSSDDSLIIESLKNKVSHSSRRHSSISVNKIDFDDERTWTDLEDNSFKHDGVLGNEAIYGTPQTTCPNKSEMCVLDKTIKRKVVPVKKGEDLGKSSRDPSPPPTSDLMIEFFPSLKSKSKSHSRSRNDPKLNTSQDHPPGGNARSQILREKITELETEIEKFKAENTSLAKLRIERESALEKLRKETADFEQQKAKELARIEEFKKEEMRKLQKERKVFEKYSTVARTFPDKKEREEIQALKRQVSDLQEDLKRKEAKWSSTQGRLRSQIEMLVRENTDLREEIKVMERFRLDAWKKAEATESSTRMGQCVTASKKDGFLNSSVRFQKSQISSGTQVEKYKKNYLPTQGNPSQRSKSEPRDLRSSEKGQTASPRELPEPVNFSDPDYKEEDEKEEIQGEISHPDGKIEKVYKNGCHVVLFPNGTRKEVSADGETVTVTFFNGDIKQVMPDGRVIYYYAATQTAHTTFPEGLEVLHFSNGQIEKHFPDGRKEITFPDQTIKNLFADGQEESIFPDGTVVRVQRDGNKIIEFNNGQRELHTAQFKRREYPDGTVKTVYTNGHQETKYTSGRVRMKDKDGNVLMDTKLS